The genomic interval ttattatctttaaataTGTTAAAATGATCGATAAAAACTTGAGCGCGGAACTCGGCGCTACACAACACTAATAGTATCGcgtgattttgataaaaaaggACAGGTAATTTCATTACCGCAGGTGAGAAAGAGACATTttcaaaagacatcaacgcatAGCGTAagttctattattaataaaccaTTATATATTGACCTTTGCTTcactaacataataaaatattttttatgatttcacTTACCGGTGGAAAGTAATTCCATCTTTTTGGAAGTTTGAAGTCTTAAAAGACTTCCCACACCACTTTACACCACAAAACGGCATTAAAATGTCATATGTTTTCGTTGGAAAAGATTTTTAACAGTTTATTATTCCACACTACGCGCGGGTCCGAATCTTGGTCAGAACTAAAGGAGCGCTGTCAAGCtttgtttctttattatacttattgagCTAATGCGTGGTGCGCGTCGCTTGCCTTGTAGGCGGAATCTATTGGGGGTGATCTGTGCCGGTatgtaacattgtacaaattgtaataactcattttttattagtaccaacgcttcatttatcgataaacctaggtttagagcccaagtcgaacattgtttacataccactgattgtaggtttcatctggtttcagttgagtcaaaccttaacattttgatacttgaagatatatttttttgtttacttactaaattcacattgtgtgaatttggggggcattgtgtaactcaaaaagatttttttattttattttatagttatatcggaccagcgtgccaaagagggcaaaatatggaatatttctaactcctggaagaaacagaactggccgtccaaaaagagaaattgatgtctttactatgtgtgcccttcgtcaacagatccagtttttttatacagttgtaataacgttatctaaataaatatttattggtttcactattatagccttcatattaacaccttctagctgtttttttttgtggatggtaagttgtttttaaaatatataaataggtaggaagttaacaggcaaaatttcaagtatgaaagtcagttatgtttcgctatatagggttgctacatgaaagatagcagtgccctcatttaatttcaggactttatagtttcactgtaactCATTGCAGAGTTCAGTTTAGTGACGAAACTAACATAGAAAACTAAAAATCCATTTCATTATCGGATCTTCGTATTCagacatgtaggtacctaacccGCTCTAAAAATTTCGGttgctaatttattttgacaaATATCAAATTTTACAGTTATTAAATCCAACATGGCGGCATTTAACATTTTCTCTCTGAGCCTTCagtgtttaaaacaaatataaataatatggaattgcaatattataaatagcaaattaaaaatgaagCACGTGTAATTTCAAAACGGCTTTCCTTGTGACTGAAAACTAGCAATCCATCCTTCCGTCCTAAAAATCCAAGATGGCCGCCTAAACATTAAACCGCGTCTCGGAGCCGTCGGCCAGCATGAGCGTGACGGCGCGCGACGTGGTCCACACGAGGCGCGCCAGGCGGGCCGGGTTCAGCCGCGCCACGTCCGCCATGGGCGCCGTGCTGTAGCACTTCACGCACCGGGTCTGAGCTGCGCCTAGGCCGAACATGCCTGGGGGAGAATGGGGTTAAGTGAGCTAAAGAAGATGAATAAAAGCCATTTGAGCTGTGTCGTACACAGCTCAGATGACTTTTCAGATCCTGTATCACAGGGATTTGGGTTTGAGGGTGGGGTGAGTGGTTTCAAAGGTTTTAGGGAGGGGATTCCGGGGTTAAGATTAACCTAAGACACTTAAAAGCAGATGTTGATGATAGATTGTCTCGTTATTGGGCCCACTAACACAATATACAGGCGGCTGTAACCAAATGTCGACAAGAgttgtatatttaaaaaaaatggccTCCATGataaaaacaaccaaaccGCCATAACTCTGAAACGGCTTGACCGATTTTAATGCGGGTACTTTTATTGAAAAGACAATTTAATTGCGCATTTCCCAAGctaagtttcatcaaaatcggttcatccATTCAAGAGTTGAGAAAAATTTGAGGTTATGTCTTACCGGCGGTAGTCTGCCAGAAGCTAAGCCTGTTATCAGCAGTAGCATAGGAGACCAGGTATCGTCCATCAGGGCTGAACGCACAGGCGGAGACCGGCCCGCTGTGCGCCGCGAGGCTCTGGCAGCGTCCGGCGCGGAGCTCGTACATGGCCAGTTGGCCCGTGTGGCTGCCCACTGTGGAGGGAAAGCACAATGGTTATAACAAGGTTATAAAGGTAAGTTCTGAAATGGCGGCACACGTAGTGTAGGACTCCCTtgggctagatggggtgacgacttgcgaaaggtagCTGGTAATGAATGGATGCGGAAAGATTTATACCGCATCTATTCTTCTTATAACAAATcataatatgaaatgaaaacaTGTCATCCATTCGTCTTGGGAAGAAAAGACAGCCACGCCCATATTTAGTTAGCAAACAATGTTATGTTAAAATCGGTACAGCCGTTTAAAAGTTATCCTCTTTCTGATTAGTCTGATAgaactaaacaaattattattaataccacCGCcatactattctattctgagagggggcgaagtccctgtacgtggctctctcgagtgtaACCTTTGTTCCTATCCCCAGGGGATATGTACCGCCGCCATTTTGATAGTTACCTGCAATCCGCCGTGTGGCGGGGCAGTGCGAGACCTGGTTGTAGCGGCACATGGCGGGGAACACCTCGCTCAGCCCCTTGCTCTCCAAGCGCGACTGGTCCACGCAGCGCGGGCTCATACAGCCACGAGGCAACATGGCCGACCGATACAAAATGGCGCCAATGGTTGtcacttacaaaatggccgccgtacaaataataaaaaggttcGTAACTCTGAAACGGCCGATTTTACTGCGGGATCTTTTGTTTAAAAGATAATTTAATAGCGCGTATTCCAAGATACTTTATATCAAAATTGGTacagccgttcaaaagttattcaCCATTTTACAACCTTCGGTAGTCTGCTAGAAGCTACATAAGTGCTAAAGCCACTGATACACTaatcattataaacaaatGAATTTTGTTTGTTACCTGCAATCCGTCGTGTGGCGGGGCAGTGTGAGACCTAGTTATAGCGGCAGATGGCGGGGAACACCTCGCTCAGCCCCTTGCTCTTCAGGTGCGACTGGTCCACACAGCGCGGGGTCACACAGCCACCACACGACATGGCCGACCGATACAAAATGGAGCCAAAAGTGGccacttacaaaatggctgccgtATGATAAAAAGCATCATAACTCCGAAACGGTTTAACCGATTTTACTGCGGGTTCTTTTGTTCAAAAGGTAATTTAATGGCGCTTATTCCAAGCTATTTAAAATCGAAATCGgtttagccgttcaaaagttatctACGAATTtttcggcggcggcggcggtagTTTTCCAGAACTGCTGAACtaataattacatataaaCCAATGAACATTGTTAATACCTGCAATCCGTCTAGTGGCGGGGCAGTGCGAGACCTGGTTGTAGCGGCAGATGGCGGGGAACACCTCGTTCAGCCCCTTGCTCTTCAGGTGCGACTGGTCCACGCAGTGTAGGATTATGTCCATCACCTGGAAAAGAGGTAGAATGTTTTGTGTTTTAGTATCAACTTGTTTCCGGCGCGGACTGCCCATAATCAGATAAACACACAATATTAGGTAGTAATAGGTCTGTTAATAGTCcttctatttctattttatataaaagtaaCGTCGCCATGTTGAAAATATCGCCGCCATCTTTAAAAAACGACGCCATCTTGAAAATTAGCCCAGTTTTCGCAATCTGACGCCATTTTGTCAATTCTTAACCGATTCACCTCGTTCCACAACCAAAACCCTTCTCACACTTACCTCTACCAGTAATTCAGCCACTTCATTGTGCATCCTGTCAATCAGCAGCTCTATGCCCCTTAGCACCTCCGCCCTGCCCTTCTGCAGCGCGAGGTAGGCGGGCGAGGGCTGCCCCGACTGCTGGGCGGCGGCGCAACGGGCTACTTCGCGCGCCATTGTTGTTATGAAGGCTGCTGGCCTGTGGGTGAAGGGAATTTAGAGATGTTAGACAAGGGTGGAGAGACTAGAGGAACACATCAACTTTTCCTTACAGTCTATCGCACTACTtatcactttctccacaaagcccaaggttaactggaagagaatgcctttagcattaagttggcataaatttaattatgtgcaataacgaattcaataataataacacaggGTTGTTAAGAAAGTCTTGGGCAGCCAGTACCAGATTATCGTTGCTGCATTcgcatgtgttttttttgtctttttgGTTAAAGATAGCTGTGTCATGTCAACCGCCTTCCCATCCACTTGGCGAACCCCTATAATCCTTCGCACGCGACTCACCTAGCAGTAGCGATGAGTGTCAGCGCGTGGCGGGCCGTGCggcacgagtcggcttgcggCGTCAGCGGCAGACCGTAGCTCATGGACGGGAGCAGCTTGTCAGCGTCCGAACACATCTCTAGGAGACCTGGGGGAGAGTGTGGGATGTGTGTTAGAGGCTTTTGGATTGATTGTCTGGTGTTGGTAGTTGAAAATTAAGAGGGATTTCATGATTTACATTAATGGAGTTTGTGGTTGATAAATTGATTTGATAAGGAAGATTATTACAATAGCGAGAGTAGGCAGTGTTAGGTGCGCGGGAAGAACGGGCTggatcctacatcgcggtattaaagtTTCTTCCGCGTAACATATATAGGCTGACGGCGCCTGTTGTAATCGGCTCTAAGATTGAGGGGCTTACACTAGTTTAGGAACGAAATCACTCTACTTAGAGAGGTTTAGTTGAACTGTTGCTGAAATATACGCATTGCGTCTTCAGCAGTCCTGCAGAATTGTTGTACAGATATATACAATAATTTCAGTCAACTTACCCAACAACACATGGCTAACGTCCAAATAAGGTTCCCAGACAGTGAACCCTCGTCCCAGCAGGTCCACAGCCGCTCTCCTCAGAGGGGTGTGCGCGGGGAGGCGCGGGGTGCCCGGCGCGAGCAGCAGGTGCGTTAGCGCCAGAGCCGTGAGACGGGCGAGGTTGTTTGAGGAGGATAGCGCGAAGCCTGTAGGGGGAAGGTTTGAGTTAGTGTGCTGAAGTGTTTTGTGGAAGAAGTTAGTGTAGACACCGCTTATTATTATAGCTCAGTATGTTATCCACTACTTTTAAtgagataggtacttacaaaaatcTACATAGCGGAGGTCTCATGTATTTActgtataatgtatgtatgtaactgCACTAATAAGGGCCTACCGCTAGCGGTAGCGGATAGCCCTGCGGTTTGAATAGGCCTAAATATATATTGCACAACAAATGTTGACCGAAATTTACTAGTACCAGCATTTACATGTCTGTTATTGTTAGCGGGGCTTATGTTGAGGTGATAGAAAATCAAGTCATAGAAAATCAAGTCTCAGTaaagaatgaaaaaatatatgaaatttCTATCACCTCAAATGTATTCCGTCACTAACCTTCAACAACTGAACTCTTCCTACTATCTCCCTCCTTACGCCTCTTGTTGCCAGCTGCACCTGCCAAGCAAAAACAAGCCTTATGTGCATACGCTAAGGACTACTATACTTAGCTAAAAGCTCTATAGAGCATGGTTATACTTTACTAGGGGGTTGATTAGCATTATGTCATGTCTGATGTAaactacttatgtacttacttacatagttgCTAATTTGATATGGAATAATACAAAATGGTGGATCTCCATGTCTTGTCTCGCTAGCCAAAGTTAGCAGAGCCTTTACTAGGTATAGACAATGGCAGCTAGGTATAGGTAACTGAAACACGCATGGGAAATAGAAATTTATTCTGAGCGATCCTGGAGAGGGTAGATTTTCTCTCAAACCTTACACACGGTGACTCCTTGACTTCCGCTAGCGTGGACGGCTGACTagatcctacatcgcggtattaaagtTTCTTCCGCGCAACTTATATAATCTGACAGCGCCTGTATAAATCGGCTCTAAGATTGAGGGGCTTACACTAGGTTAGGGACttaataatgtatatttaGCGATCCTGTATACTATACACatataatagattataaaaagtatacatTACCTTCGCTAGTGATGTCCTGCCCAAACTCAGCTCCGATCACCCC from Plutella xylostella chromosome 2, ilPluXylo3.1, whole genome shotgun sequence carries:
- the LOC105396059 gene encoding WD repeat-containing protein 7; amino-acid sequence: MSYAHKACFCLAGAAGNKRRKEGDSRKSSVVEGFALSSSNNLARLTALALTHLLLAPGTPRLPAHTPLRRAAVDLLGRGFTVWEPYLDVSHVLLGLLEMCSDADKLLPSMSYGLPLTPQADSCRTARHALTLIATARPAAFITTMAREVARCAAAQQSGQPSPAYLALQKGRAEVLRGIELLIDRMHNEVAELLVEVMDIILHCVDQSHLKSKGLNEVFPAICRYNQVSHCPATRRIAVGSHTGQLAMYELRAGRCQSLAAHSGPVSACAFSPDGRYLVSYATADNRLSFWQTTAGMFGLGAAQTRCVKCYSTAPMADVARLNPARLARLVWTTSRAVTLMLADGSETRFNV